In a genomic window of Gossypium arboreum isolate Shixiya-1 chromosome 7, ASM2569848v2, whole genome shotgun sequence:
- the LOC108484924 gene encoding RING-H2 finger protein ATL67 → MSTHSHSSPLYFTNLGLGYSIAIALGFLVLLSIVLLASYICCRPSSSFSPNPTPASDGIILPRVVFVAEDEDDENVVVGLDQAVINSYPKFQFTKEAAAVGSTNVNTTCSICLCEYRDLEMLRMMPECRHYFHVSCLDAWLKLNGSCPICRNSPLPTPLSTPLSEIVPLSQHAADRRRMR, encoded by the coding sequence ATGTCCACCCATTCCCATTCTTCCCCTCTCTATTTCACCAACTTAGGCCTCGGCTACTCCATCGCCATTGCCCTTGGTTTCCTTGTCCTCCTCTCCATCGTCCTCCTCGCTTCCTACATCTGCTGCCgtccttcttcctctttttctcCCAACCCTACCCCCGCCTCCGATGGAATCATCCTTCCCCGGGTTGTTTTCGTTGCCGAAGATGAGGACGATGAGAACGTCGTCGTTGGGCTCGATCAAGCCGTTATAAACTCATACCCCAAGTTCCAGTTCACTAAAGAGGCGGCTGCTGTGGGTTCTACTAACGTTAACACGACGTGTTCGATTTGTTTATGCGAGTATAGGGATTTGGAGATGTTGAGGATGATGCCTGAGTGTAGGCATTATTTCCATGTTTCTTGTCTGGATGCTTGGTTGAAACTTAATGGGTCTTGTCCCATTTGTCGGAACTCGCCGCTTCCAACTCCGCTTTCTACGCCTTTGTCGGAAATCGTGCCTTTGTCTCAGCACGCTGCGGACCGGAGGAGGATGAGGtga
- the LOC108481825 gene encoding desiccation protectant protein Lea14 homolog — MAELLDKAKNFVADKVANMKKPEASITDVDLTHAGFDGIQYKAKVSVTNPYSAPIPICEISYTLKSAGRVIASGKVPDPGSLKASDSTMLDVEVKVPHSVLVSLIKDIGADWDIDYELEVGLTVDLPLFGDLTIPLSQKGEIKLPTFRDFF; from the exons ATGGCGGAGTTGTTGGACAAGGCGAAGAACTTTGTGGCCGATAAGGTGGCCAATATGAAGAAGCCTGAGGCTAGCATCACGGATGTTGATCTGACCCATGCGGGCTTTGACGGCATCCAGTATAAAGCTAAAGTCTCCGTCACCAACCCCTATAGCGCTCCTATCCCCATCTGCGAGATCTCTTACACTCTCAAAAGTGCTGGCAG GGTGATTGCATCGGGGAAAGTACCAGACCCGGGTTCACTGAAGGCAAGCGACTCGACGATGTTGGACGTGGAAGTGAAGGTACCGCATAGCGTATTGGTAAGCTTGATAAAGGACATCGGTGCAGACTGGGATATTGACTATGAATTGGAAGTGGGACTCACCGTGGATCTTCCTCTCTTTGGAGACCTGACCATCCCTCTCTCTCAGAAAGGAGAGATCAAGCTTCCTACTTTCAGAGACTTCTTTTGA